Proteins encoded by one window of Salvia splendens isolate huo1 chromosome 5, SspV2, whole genome shotgun sequence:
- the LOC121804814 gene encoding uncharacterized protein LOC121804814 gives MDILKTARCISTPFRPPPLIPHSRLANPLPRPRNFRKCRNMCAASNSDTILKWADNTSKKEDGYGDLKSWMDKNGLPPCKVMLNERPSHDSNYHSIHYVASSEDLQEGDVAFCVPNSLVVTLERVLGNETVAELLTTNKLSELACLALYLMYEKKQGKKSFWYPYIKELDRQRGRGQLAVESPLLWSEAELQYLTGSPTMAEILGRAEGIKREYNELDTVWFMAGSLFQQYPFDIPTEAFPFEIFKQAFVAIQSCVVHLQRVSLARRFALVPLGPPLLSYKSNCKAMLTAVDGAVQLIVDRPYKAGEPIVVWCGPQPNSKLLINYGFVDDDNTYDRLVVEASLNTEDPQYQDKRLAAQRNGKLSVQSFQVSVGKEREAVLDMLPYLRLGYVYDRSEMESVLSSQGPICPVSACMERAVLDQLAGYFIKRLDGYPTTLSEDEILLADSNLNPKRRVATQLVRLEKKMLIACLQATVDLMEHLPDDSVSPCPAPYAPTLK, from the exons ATGGACATACTGAAAACCGCGCGCTGCATTTCAACTCCTTTTCGCCCTCCGCCGCTGATTCCCCACTCTCGCCTCGCAAATCCACTTCCTCGGCCTCGGAATTTCaggaaatgtagaaatatgtgCGCAGCTTCGAATTCCGACACAATTCTCAAATGGGCCGATAATACGAGCAAAAAGGAAGATGGTTACGGCGATTTGAAAAGTTGGATGGATAAGAACGGGCTTCCGCCGTGCAAAGTTATGCTCAATGAAAGGCCTTCTCACGATTCTAACTATCACTCCATTCATTATGTAGCTTCCAGTGAAGATCTCCAG GAAGGTGACGTAGCATTTTGTGTACCTAATTCATTGGTGGTGACGCTTGAGAGAGTTTTGGGAAATGAAACTGTCG CTGAACTTCTTACCACGAACAAATTATCGGAGCTAGCCTGCTTGGCACTATATCTAATGTATGAGAAGAAGCAAGGTAAAAAGTCTTTCTGGTATCCTTACATTAAAGAACTTGATCGCCAAAGAGGTCGAGGGCAGCTAGCTGTTGAGTCACCACTTTTATGGTCAGAGGCTGAATTGCAGTACCTAACAGGAAGTCCAACAATG GCTGAAATTTTGGGGAGGGCCGAAGGAATAAAGAGAGAATACAATGAGCTTGACACTGTCTGGTTCATGGCTGGCTCATTATTCCAG CAATATCCGTTTGATATCCCAACAGAAGCTTTCCCTTTTGAGATTTTCAAGCAAGCTTTTGTTGCCATTCAATCATGTGTGGTTCATTTGCAG AGAGTCAGTTTGGCGAGGCGATTTGCCTTGGTTCCCTTAGGACCTCCGCTTTTGTCATATAAAAGCAACTGCAAAGCAATGTTGACTGCTGTTGATGGGGCTGTGCAACTTATTGTCGATCGTCCCTATAAAGCTGGGGAACCTATTGTTGTCTG GTGTGGGCCGCAGCCCAATTCAAAATTACTAATTAACTATGGTTTTGTAGACGATGACAATACTTATGATCGCCTGGTGGTGGAG GCTTCTCTGAATACTGAGGATCCTCAGTATCAGGATAAGAGATTGGCTGCACAAAGAAATGGGAAGTTATCAGTTCAAAGTTTTCAG GTCTCGGTTGGGAAAGAAAGAGAGGCTGTGCTGGACATGCTTCCTTATCTGCGATTGGGATATGTTTATGATCGGTCAGAGATGGAATCTGTTTTATCTTCCCAAGGTCCAATATGTCCG GTAAGTGCTTGTATGGAACGTGCTGTTCTGGATCAACTTGCTGGATATTTTATAAAACGACTTGATGGCTATCCTACTACATTAAGTGAAGATGAGATCTTG CTTGCAGATAGTAACTTGAATCCAAAACGGCGAGTAGCAACTCAACTTGTAAGGTTGGAGAAGAAAATGCTTATAGCTTGCCTACAGGCAACAGTAGACCTAATGGAACATTTACCTGATGACTCTGTATCCCCATGTCCTGCTCCTTATGCCCCAACCCTCAAatg A